Genomic segment of Streptomyces longhuiensis:
GACCCGCGGCGCGGCGGGAGGACTCGGGCAGGCGCAGCTTCGGTACGCGCGCGGCCAGTTCGGGAAAGTGCAGCGCGCCCCGGTGACGTCCCGCGCCGCCGGACCGCCGAGGGCGTACGCGGTCGACGGCGGCCATCCCGATCCGGAACACGGCGGCCGGTACGACGACGCAGAGCAGGATCCAGAAGAGCGTCACGCCCCAGGGGCGGCCCACGCCCCACGGCTGCTCGGCGAGGACCTTGCCGCCGAACTTGAGGGAGACCAGGTAGTTGCCGTGCGCCCCCGAGGTCAGCTCGACGGGCAGCTTGATCTGCGCCTTCCTGCCGGGGGCGATCGTGCCGCGCCACTGCTGGTCCTCCCACTGCGGGGCGAACACGCCGTGGGAGGTGCCGACCTGGAAGACCGGGTCCTTGAGGGGGGCCGAGCCGACGTTGCCGACGGTGAAGACGAAGGTGCGCGACGCCGGGGCGCCGAACCAGGTCAGGACACCGCTCGAACCGTCGAGCCGGGTGTCGGTCAGGACGGACAGCTTGCCGCCGCCCGACTGCGCGGGGAGCGCCTCGACCGGATGGCCCGCGACCTTGAGCACCGCGTCCGCCTGCGCCTTGTCGCCGGTGACGGTCGCCACGTGGACCACGC
This window contains:
- a CDS encoding DUF1573 domain-containing protein, which gives rise to MNRRHRCGPRLWAAALVLVTALGLAALPLQDASAADGPAVTLSKSQAGTGGSITVSGSGWHPKTLLMMLICGQSEPGRGVVGGTNSCANADGRAVTTGDKGTFGKKLPVAEPPVPCPCVVHVATVTGDKAQADAVLKVAGHPVEALPAQSGGGKLSVLTDTRLDGSSGVLTWFGAPASRTFVFTVGNVGSAPLKDPVFQVGTSHGVFAPQWEDQQWRGTIAPGRKAQIKLPVELTSGAHGNYLVSLKFGGKVLAEQPWGVGRPWGVTLFWILLCVVVPAAVFRIGMAAVDRVRPRRSGGAGRHRGALHFPELAARVPKLRLPESSRRAAGPPRDSTGTGTHTTTALPWFTPDTDPGAPAGQLSAPSDNSPTTKGNT